The Rissa tridactyla isolate bRisTri1 chromosome 1, bRisTri1.patW.cur.20221130, whole genome shotgun sequence DNA segment GTAGCAAGGTcgctacaaaaaaaaattccattgtgCTGTGAAAACTTGGCTGAAGTAACCTGGAATCAAAACAGTGGCAAAGGGGAAGGGCGGGGAGGGTAGGAAAAGTTACACAAAACCCCCAAAGGCCCAAAGCTATCTTGAGGATTCGTTGAAAATTACCAAGAGAGAAAACCTCTCGTTTCTCCACTGGGCTGTGGGTCCAGTTTTTTTATGCTTTAGGGGGCAAGTCAGCAGTCTCATATTAATTACTCCAGTGTGAAGGAAGGTACACATCTACACCAGCAGAGAGAGCATACTGAAGGAGGACAAGAGTATAGTGAGAGCAGTAACTATCAGCTGCTCCGGACAGCCAGACATTTCCCCAAAGAGCACTGTAATCAGACAAACCAGGCCACAGGGAAGCATTTCTGGCACCATCAGAATCACAGCAGTTAGCAGAGTCACTTTTTCCCTGTGCTTCTAATGACCAGAGATTCTTTGAGGACCTGAAAATAATGCTAGAGAGAAGCACAGAGTATCAAATAATCCAAAAATCTATCACATCAGTACAGCAGCCATGGTATAATGGATGGAACCAAGAatgaaactgaataaaaaacattagtgctttttttttttttaaattctctgatAGAGTAACAGCCTTGAATCACCAACATCTTATTTTCAGATCACAGAATTAATCTCACAGCAAAAGTGCAGTATTTGTCAATTTCATCATAAGCCAGTTTTATATAACGTCAGCAAAATAGGTAACCTCATTTAAAATAAGACTGTGGCTCATCCAATACAGTTAGACTAACAATTTCTTAATATTTgataattgatttttcagtttgcttcCTGTCTCAATTGCATCATTtgtaacttccttttttttttttttaaagaaaaaagttgggCTAGGCTTTCTGCTGGTTCTGATCAACATACATATATCATGAGCATCTCTTTAAATTTTCATCTGCAAAGGTACTGCAGATAAGTTTTAGCtgagttttttgttggtttagagATGCTGTGATGCTCCTTTAGCTTTGTGGCCATTAAGTGGAATTTGGCTCGTTTACTGAAGTATTTTGAGTGTCAGAAATCTTTGCCACTGCAACAGAAACCAGCTTTCAAAAGAGATATTATGTAGagttttaatacatttatatagatagatttaaaagatcaaatatcaaatattttcaaatgtattgtAATTAACTGCAACATTTAATTACTTGTTTTTCACTCTTAGTGGCTGTTGACTGCTGATCTCcatatttcctatttttatatcTAAAACAGAAACATTAAGGTGAATTTATGTAAAAAGAGTACCAGTACAATACCCCCTGACATTCCTACTGAAGACAAACATTAGCAAGTCATTAGCATGACTAGAACTTCACTATGGAGCCTCCGATTTGAAATGCATCACAACACAACCCTGAATGCCAAACCACTTCCTACTGTATACTGATGTCTACCTTGTTACCTTCTGCTAGTAGCCAGTATGCACTTTCAGCAATCCTTTTTAACATCTGTTTTGCTACAGTTATCGCTGATTTCATTTAACATACATGCTTTTGCTGAGTCTTCACTTTCTATTGTACCTATTGCACTTTTTTTGAGGAGTGCGTTTCCTATATTTTGCAGTTATTTCAATGTATTCCCTTATTCTCCACAGCATCTTCCAGAACATGTACTCAACTTTGTTCTTTCCATCATCTTAATCCCAAATGTTACTATCCTCTTCCCCCACTACCTTTTACTAAGAACACCTGTATTTTGCAAGTCGAGGCCATCCTATTACTGTTATTTATGCCTTAGATTTCCTTAcacaatattctttttttgtaCCTCCTCACTTTAGTCAGACCTGCTGACAGTTTaagttcttccatttttcttcaaatttagcTAAGTTTACATAAATTCGAGATCAGAGCTGAGAGGTTTAAAACCATAACTGTTTCCATAATGACATTATACTGTAAAGCAAAGATATAAATCTGAACAGTATTTGTAACATAGCCTGAAGCTGTAATACTTCTAGAAGAGAGCTAAAAAAATACCTACCACAATCATTTACTCATTTCGTGTTTTCACTTACAGGAGATGGTCATTACTGTGCACTTAGCAGCTTATCATGAGCTGCATAATTAGAGCAAAGCAGGTATTTCAGTTAGCTTCCCTGCACTTTCATAAGCTTTTTTTGCCAGTAATCAACCACAATGACAATATGTTGTAGAAGATGAAACCAGTAAGAGCATAACTTACTTATATTTGACAGTTTTTACAGTCTCAGTTGAAACACTTTTAGCAATGCACTTCGCCGCACTTTCTAAACCTTGCCACACTGTTGAAAACCCTGGAAGAATGAAGAGCTTATTTGAGTTCATAGCATTGAAAAGTATGCAATTAAAAAAGTATAAAGAATTTTTATTACCTTGAACTCCACTTGCTGCTACCACCAGAGCACCATCAAAAGTGGATTTGCCATCTTTATCTTTCTTAAGGGATTCTGGAACTAATTTGCTGCCGTGCTTCTTCACATGTGGAGCCAGCTCCTTTCCAACACAGCTTGCTATAGAACACACTCCCTCAACTACCATAAAACAATAGTATGTAGATTATTTAGTAAGAACATAGAACATCTTTTTTTATAAGTCCTTACTCCTAATTAAAAGTAAGCTTCACTGAAGTCTCAAGTGTTCCTTCTATTTAAATATGCTTATTTGAAAGCCAAACTCTAATCCATGCTTAAGTATCGAACTCATAGAGAAGCAACCTTATTTTTCAGATTCTGCACAGCTTCAATTCGTAAGAAACACGTAAGGTTGGTCTTAATGGCTAAAAAGCACTTTACAATAAATACACATATGTCACATACACTATTTCCATTGCTTTGTTATCCCCAAATGACAGATAGGGAACAAGCCGTGTTTCTTTCCTGACTTGTCTTCTGGAGAAGTCTTTCTTACAATCATTCCagctcttcaaaatatttttatgacatcCACCACAATTTGCTTTTAAACTTGGATGAGTCACTAGCAACTAAATATAAAcattaatgcaaataaataacagaatGAAGTTACTGAGAGCTGCTAGGGTTACCAAGAGCCTCTGAACACCAAGCCATTTCTGTCTGGAAGTTTATACATAGTCTAATAGACTTGTTTCAGGTGTGTGTATTTAaaagcatgcacacacacacattctgtaGTGGTACAATATGCATGTTAGCAACCAGTGACAGTACAGCTTTTAAAAGACACTGTTATCAAcgtgaggagagagagagaaagaccaTTTTCAATCAGCTGTCTAAAACTCAGAAAAACATGCCAAACTTAAGACTGTACAGActattaagaaaggaaaagatgccTCGAGGccatttaataaatattattcttAAAGCACATCTCTCACAGGATATTAACTAGGCACTACTAATCACTGGTTTTCATCAGGTCAGTCCCTCCTCTATCTAGTTCAGAGAAACTAGCTCTCATTTTacagaatatttattatttaaggcAAAAATATAATACACTGTAAGATGGAAACTTTTACCTAAGAATTGGCTGACTTTCACAGCTCCTCCAGTAGCCTGTTTCGCTACCTGAAGCCCCTTTGCTACAGTTGGGTTGACTTCCAGAGGTTTTTCTTCTGGTTGAATATGTTCTCGCAGTTTAGAAGCTCCTTTGTGGATAGCTTTACCAGTATATTCTGCTCCTTTTATTAGGCCCCAGCTTACCCAAGATGCACCTTCAAcacaaaaattgtttttcttagaATGTACAATTTTACAGACACCGATTCCTACAACTTTCCCTCCTCAGCCTCTGCAACACTGACATTAGAAACATTCCTGATTACACAGTCTGCAATTACACCCTTCCCTGAATGGGGCAGCAtgaatttctgcagtgatttCTGCTCCTACACCACCCACATTTTTTCAGTTCACTGTAAGTTTAATACAGCCAGCCCTCATTGAAATTTCATCTTAATACAGATACTCAGGTTTTTAATAGATATCCAAGCCCCAGCTGGGTCAGAATTGACAGAACTGCACATCTCAATGCCGTTAACATTCTGAAAATGTCCAACCTGACCCTCAAGCCTTCCTAGCAGATTTGTATTTATTACAATCAGCTGGTGGTCATTAGTATATTCCAAAGGTTCTCAGAGAAAAAACCAATATGTTTATCTGCAAAAATCACAATAGATGCCTGTTTTAATGTAACAGCTCATACAGAAGTAAAATGGTTCTGTCACAGTAGTTTGAGTCACAGGGGGCGATATCTTAACATAAAGTCAAATGAGGAGCCTAACTCATTTGCAGTGATCAAGACGGTTGGCAATGGATTTAAATTCTGCACTGATTTTATAAAGCTCATCAAAGTATCCTTTAGATGATCACAACTGGAACTAGTGAACAACTACTTTTCACCACTCGGCTTCTACCAGCACATATGCATTTAGGTGAAAGTACTGTTTAAATGTTACTCACAGAGGTTTATATTCAACACAATCCTCTTATTACAACAGTACCTGACAAGATTCCATGGGCAACTTTCTCACTCCATTCTGGCAACTCTTTTTGATTTTCTGCTCCTTCAGGTTGTGGTTGGATACGTACGGTCTGAGGCAAGTTAATTGCATCACTAGAAGCTTCTGAAGGCTAACAAGTGAAAGTAAACATCTGAGAATCTACTCCACAATGTATcatcataatttcttttttaaatcatacCGATCCATTATCAAATAATGCTAATATTGTGTATTCCTTGGGTAAGTGTACAGAAACTCAAGGGAAATTTGTGATTCAATTACTTCTGCACAGAAATGCTATGTGTTCAAAAAAGCTTGTCAGACAGCTCAGCATTTTCTGTACACTTTCTCCATCCAGTTACAATGAAAAGATTTGCTTGCCAACAAAGCCATATGGTCAAATAGTTACACAGAGAAAACTTAAAAGTACAGTTAACTAGCAAAAACGATAAGAAACTTGTTCATCTATCATTTTTATCTTCTGAGAGGGAAGTGAACTCTGTTGTTATTCAATATGGGAACTGCAGTCTTTGGTCCAGCTGCACTAAAAGAATGCAGCTGTTCTGGTTGTTTTGCTCCTCATCCTTTCCTCCTAAATTCAAAAATAAAGGAGATTATTCATTCTATGTGCTATTGATGCTTTTGCAGACTGGCACAGGCAAGGAACACATCAAGCTGTGCATGACACTGCTCCCCATTTCAAGTTGGGTGTGCGATTTCTTGTCAAACACTGGAGTTTCTGGAGCAGATGTTAATCACAGCAACCATCACCACACTCTGGCTGGTGTTTCTAAATATTGTAACTTTACACAGCTCACAGACAATATATAATTAAACTTTaattacagaaagcaaaaaaaatgtaatagatttagggttttttaagaTCCTATTTTTAGAActtttccagtgtaaaaaaaaccccaaacatttcaaTGATTGAAAAGACTGCTAATTAATGATGGATagaaagacaaaacatttttgtttagtATAGAAGAGTCTAAATAAAAGCATTGATAGATGAAACCCATAAACAGAATAGAATACACATCTTAGAACAATATTTGATATTACATGTAATTCTTAAATTCCCCTGAAatatttactggaaataaaaacagagtATTGCACAAAGGTGACTgctgcagtaaaacaaaacaaacccaacattaACAGCAAAGAACAGATTAAGATTTAGAAGGTTGCTACCCACAAGGTTAACAATGCATCACTGACACGTACTGTATCATCAACTACTGCTTGACAGCAGTGTGAAATCTCATGTTCAAGAAATGTCTTTAGTATGTGACCAAAACACTTCAGGGGCCAGGCAGGAGAAATAACCTTGACGCACAGCTATagctaaaaaccaaacaaacagaacaataaaacccccaaactatgTTCCAGATATAATCTAGTTACACCACAGTTTGGGTCACTACATAGAAAAAACAGAGACTTCTACGGAGTATGCTAAGGAGCACAAATGGATTCTCTAATAAGACAGGTGACTACTATAATTATGTTATAGCTGTTAATTAGATCCTCATGAGTACTATATAAAACAGACACATTAAATGGCCATCAGACTAGGCTTTGAAATATTTGTGCTATATCACAGTTTTAAAAACTCCAGAAATCAGCCCATTTGCCAAATGTTGTAGCCTGCAGTAACTGAATCGGCTCttaacaaaacaagcaaacaaacaaagaaaacgaaccaaaaaaaaacccccacagggCACAGTACACATTACTGCTGTCAGTCGAGTCTGCAATCTCAGCAGTTCTAACATGTATTTcagtgacaatttttttttttttttttaacagtacaaAATTTTGGAATCATTGTCCTGGAATTTACCTGGACTTTGTGGCCAGACATCTGTTTAAATTTATCTTCAAAAAGCGCTCGCTCAGTTGCTGGGAGCTGTGAAGATAACCCTACTCTCTCATGGGATCCTGGCACCTGTGACATTGTATCAGGGAACATTAACAAAAACATGGAATTTTAGGACAATAAGGAACTAGTGAGATACCCAATTTGAACTACTTCTATGCAGGAAAGATGACATAATTTTATCTAGTAAGTCCTGCACTGAAACATCACATAATTCTGTAGCACTTTTCCCTTTTAAGTAAAAATTAGTGGCTTCTTGTGCTAGTGAAATTCCCTGCTGAACTCAACAGGATTTATACCATAACAGAACTCTGCCCACATGGCATGTGGCAAACTGGTCCTGCATCATCACTGCATCCAAATCTTGGTGATTCAACAAGATTCCATCTTTCATGAAAAGATAAAACCTTGCTATGAGCTTTTAAGTAGTTATTGATTACCATTCTTTCTGAAATGGTGCTCCAGTGCTCTTGCAGTAACATTTTTCACCTTTCCAGTCACTGTATCTTATTGCACCTTTGTTAGACTATGGGggattttttctattttctctatCTGTCAATATCTTACTGCAATAAGGCACTAGATTTATCTACTTTGAGATCCCATTTGCAGGCACATTTTTGAGGTACACACTAGTTTCACAAGTCTTCTCTGAAGCAGCTTAACATTTTTGAACTGTAAACACATTTGGGCATAATATTCCAAGAATGGTATCATCAAAACTACACAGAGAGtgagtgcatgtgtgtgcacgcacacaggAAAAAACGTGCTTTCTCCTGAACACAAAATTTCATTTTGGGTCTTATGTTatctttcagaaaacagaaaaaaaatatacaaagtgTTCTCCAATTCCTCTCTGTGCTTACAATTTACTATTGTAAAATTTCTGTCCTCCCATCTCACAGGGCCTATGGTTTCATTACTAGGTTGCTTTATGTTGACTACTTTATCTGTTTCTCACTGGTGAGCTTCCCGAGCAAGACACAGAACTTTGCAGTTTTACACAATCAACTATAAATGGGAGAACATATTGATCATTTACATCTTTTCTTATTGGCTTAAAACAGGCAGCCCAGAAATTTACCTGGATTCGAAGGTCAGACATCTGTTTTAAGAGATCCTCAAAGAGCTCTCTGTCAGCTGCTGGAAGTTCTGAAGACAGCACTACTCCCACGTAGGACCCTGGTATCTGGGACATCGTGTCAGGGAACATGTAGACTCCGGTATTGCAGCACAGAACAGGAGACTGGTTACACATTAGAGGATACAACCAGTCACAAACCTAGAAAAGATAATTACATAGAGGAATtaaagcatctttttaaaaaaaaaggcaggcagaatGTACTGATAAGCACCACAATCTTGATTTTCCGTAAAGTTtagtaagaaaagtaaaaaaaacttatgccatcttaaaaaaaaaaaagaaaaaaagaaaaacacccccccccccaaaaaaaaatcccatgtggGAATATCATTCTTGATTAGTTCTGACAGTCTAATATAGAGAAAAAACTAATTTTCACAGGACTATAATTCAGGCTGGTAGCCTCTTAACAGAGGTTTAGTTTTAAGGCCCAGGCATAGAAGCAGATGAAAAGCACTGCCAAACAAGTCAGGATTCACAGTGCCTTTAACTTCCTGTAGATCTCAGAACAGGTTTGTACGATTGGATACAGAGAACATATGGCTGTCGCTGGCCGACTGCTAGCACAGATGGAGGTGAAACAGCAGACCCAAAACcaggaaacagtttttgtttGTTCCTCCAAGTTTCCCCTTCGCTGATGAGACTTCCAACAGCCAATCTTAGCAGCAACAAGGAGATCCAAAGTCAGGAACCAGACCAGAAACATACTGTACATTACAGAGCATGCCCACATGAAGCAAGCATGGactgaaaaaatccaaataatgCGTATTTTTTATCTGTAGTTCAGAGTCTGGATTAACGTTAATTGGGCTCACGTTATCCAAATTATCGGTTGTCCTAACTGCAATACTTTATCACTAGTTGAGACTCAAGGGGGTAGCACACAACCCTGTTTCACCCTGACATGTTACAATAGGTGAAATCAACACGTCTTCTCTATTAGTTAATTTTATGACATGAAAAGACATGTTAAGTCCCTTAAAAAATGGAATTCACCAGAACAGTCAGCACTTGACAGCCTTGGGAAAACACACAGGTGATTTTTGCAGAAAAAGCCATAAATGTGTATATTTGCAGAAAACGCCATAAATGTGTATATTTGCAGAAAACTGTTTCCAACAGCTATAACATCCTTCATATTATCACACAGAGATTCAGACTCAGAAAAGCATGAGATTAAGAAGATAGCCTTTTTATGACAGTTCTTGAAATTTaattaaaggagaaaattattttcctgttaccTGAAGAAATGCGGGTGGACGATTCTGGGCTGTCTCACTATCTGTATCCAAGAACTTCACAATCCGTAGATATCCAGGATAGGAAGGAGCACTAACCTGCCCATCAGGAGTCACAAAGAATATCTGTACTCCTTGGGGAATCAAGATCAGCTCATCTGCATCCACTCCCAGGTTTTCAAGGGGAGGTGGCTGAGTACACTTACTGTAGTAGTCCTCACCTACAGAAGAAAACTCCCCAGAGTCTGTGCCATAAGACACAGTAAAATGGCCATTGGTGGCCTGAGGAGTATAGGCAGGAGGTGCTTCATTTGGCAGACAAAGAGGTTTTGCAGACGATGGACTCATAGCTGGAATTTGCCCCTGGCTCACAGTTGCAGCGCTTCCATCTGCTGCAGGTGGCTGACTCGGTACAAACAGAGAAGTAGGGGCGGGGGGTCTTTCTGGCTTGTCTTTGGAAGGAATGGATGGGTACAGCTTGGGCACCCCAGCAGGGGCATCCACGGCAGCAGGACTGGCTTGTACAGGTGGGGTATTTTGTTCTACAATGCCGAGTCGAGTGTGAACGTTTCGCAGGGTCTCCCTCATCTTCCGTTGCATTTGCCGAGCAGACTCCCACTGGGACCCGACACATGCAGGACCCTGCGATGGAATGCTGATTCCTCGGAGCAAGTGGTCAAGCCCTTGCTTATAATAACTTCTCGCCTCTTCCTTCTGACCCTGTTCATCTGCATTCAGTCCTTTATTGATAAAAATAAAGGCTTTCCTGTACTCTTCATTAATAGCTTTAATATTTGCATCTTCTTGCATAACTGGATCCTGCAGCTGTTCCATTACTGCAAATTGGAATAAAAAGTATTGAGTATTCATAAATGAAGCCTAATAATGTTTACCTTACAATGAAATACCTTCTAATTAATTTCTAATGATGACCATACTGCATGTTATTAGCAGAAGGCTATCTAGTGGCTTGGTACAGTGTCTGATATGTTATGGTTATCTCCTTATAACCTTCAGATTTAAAACACACAATTCCAAGACAGCAAGGCATTTATAGGCATCACATCTAGTTACATCACGGACATGTATTTCCTATAAGTTAAACATCAGAAGAATATGGACACGCCTGATATTAAACTTTCCATCTTAAAAAGTATTAAGATCAGTAGCAAATAGGggagtaaaaaaataatttaaaaatctaacTTGATTTTTGATACTTTCCAGAAAAATCTCTAAGGTATTAAAAAATTCAGTTAACATTTTGTCTATTAAATAAAGGCTGAACTTACAAACTcaatatatttttagttaaataaTTTAAGGGAAAGCACTCAACAGATTTAAACAAATCTTGATAAACTTCAACTAACATCAACTcacagaactggaaagaaatactTTGAAGAGTTAAATCTGtgctttacaaaacaaaaacagagaattacttattttctttacagTGTTTATAAAGTGAGAAAGACAACTGGTGTTTCCATTTCCTTGCTCCCCAGGTGACAAAAACTTGGAAATACCAATATGTACCAAAGGTCACAGGTTCTATTCGTCAAACTGCCTTGTGTATTTCAACAACTGAAGCACGGAAAAGAATCCAATAGGTTTATTTGAACTCTGAAATGCACAAAATCCCCATTTTAACTGAATGCAGGTCTTCAGTCTTGGCCAAATGCAGCAAATACAAATCATTCTTGGACTAAGATAGTGTTTACAACACAGAATGCAAAAAATTCCAGTGAAATTTTTTGCTGACAGTGTTGAAAGGCATTGTCAATTCAGAGAAATCAGGTTATTATACTAGAAGAACGATCCTGGACAAGAAAAATGGCATactatataaaaatgaaagagcatgcattttcaagaaaaacaacgATTCTCTGCTGTAAGCTGTATGCTAGAAAAATTTAGAGGCATCTTTCAATCACAATGATAGCAAGCTACAGAAAACATGGGGGTAAGTAAGTAAGtaaaaagtgcaaaaataaaaatacttctactACACGTACAGAAGCATTAATGCCACTGTACACAGCATCACTGAGACCTCACGCAACACTGAGTCACATTCAAGAAAGCTGCACCAGAACAGGAAGAGGTGTGCAGGTTACTGATTTTTTCTGGTGAATCAAGTACTTTACTTCTCCCTTAGAGAGAGGCAAGTGTGGCTTACCAAGCCAATAAACCAAAGGCTAAGAGATTGGATTAGTCTTTGTAAACACAccatctgaaaagaagaaagtaaatcaGGAAAGAAGTAAAGAACTACTGAAATCCAAACTTTTAATAAAATCCTGAAATAGTACCTACATTTAAGTTTATTTAATGTCTCTTCTTGTTTTAGTCTAAATatcaataaagtaaaaaaaaaaaaagcgcctactattttctttctgttttcagagcAAGACAGGATATTTAGCTCTGCTGCTATGCACTGTTCATGCAGTGCTGTTTGCTTGGAATAAGTGGATTGATGTCATCAACTAAGACTATTAGGAGTTAGAAATATCAAACACAGAGGAAGTGAAACCCATCTAAAAGTTTGTTCTGTATTCTGCTAATTGCTTTGCAAGAAACATTCgtttcatttgttattttgtcAGCACAAATGGCTGTCAGGTTCATGGTATGAAGCGGGAAAAAAGACAACCCCAAACCACTTTTTTGCTCTTCCGACCTAGTGACCAGCAGCAGTTGTCCCTTTAGGACCTGTTCTCAGGGCAAAGACCTCTGGTGCTGAAGGCATTTCATGGATATAATCTGGAAAATCAGATCTTCCTCTACTCCAACAAAAACAGAGACACTTAAGAACTACAAGTCATGAAAAGATTTTGAAGAGGCAAAGATGGAATGCTGTGCTCCGCTCCCACATCTTTTACGATTAAAATGCAGATAGCACTTAAGTGACTGCTGCCTTTGCTGTCACATGACAGAAGTGCCATGTAATCTGGAACGCATCTGTATTTTTATGATGCGACAGAATCCAATTTCATGTAAAAGACGAGTGATTTCAGTCCAACAACAGACACGTAGCTAGGAATATGACAGGATGGCTTGAGAAGGCATCCCACGTGGAGCAGACCAGCAGCGACTCAAGCTACCAGGCTTGCTGCCTGTTCCCCATCACGTAGCAGAAAAA contains these protein-coding regions:
- the SPART gene encoding spartin isoform X3, with translation MEQLQDPVMQEDANIKAINEEYRKAFIFINKGLNADEQGQKEEARSYYKQGLDHLLRGISIPSQGPACVGSQWESARQMQRKMRETLRNVHTRLGIVEQNTPPVQASPAAVDAPAGVPKLYPSIPSKDKPERPPAPTSLFVPSQPPAADGSAATVSQGQIPAMSPSSAKPLCLPNEAPPAYTPQATNGHFTVSYGTDSGEFSSVGEDYYSKCTQPPPLENLGVDADELILIPQGVQIFFVTPDGQVSAPSYPGYLRIVKFLDTDSETAQNRPPAFLQVCDWLYPLMCNQSPVLCCNTGVYMFPDTMSQIPGSYVGVVLSSELPAADRELFEDLLKQMSDLRIQVPGSHERVGLSSQLPATERALFEDKFKQMSGHKVQPSEASSDAINLPQTVRIQPQPEGAENQKELPEWSEKVAHGILSGASWVSWGLIKGAEYTGKAIHKGASKLREHIQPEEKPLEVNPTVAKGLQVAKQATGGAVKVSQFLVEGVCSIASCVGKELAPHVKKHGSKLVPESLKKDKDGKSTFDGALVVAASGVQGFSTVWQGLESAAKCIAKSVSTETVKTVKYKYKNRKYGDQQSTATKSEKQVWG
- the SPART gene encoding spartin isoform X2 codes for the protein MEQLQDPVMQEDANIKAINEEYRKAFIFINKGLNADEQGQKEEARSYYKQGLDHLLRGISIPSQGPACVGSQWESARQMQRKMRETLRNVHTRLGIVEQNTPPVQASPAAVDAPAGVPKLYPSIPSKDKPERPPAPTSLFVPSQPPAADGSAATVSQGQIPAMSPSSAKPLCLPNEAPPAYTPQATNGHFTVSYGTDSGEFSSVGEDYYSKCTQPPPLENLGVDADELILIPQGVQIFFVTPDGQVSAPSYPGYLRIVKFLDTDSETAQNRPPAFLQVCDWLYPLMCNQSPVLCCNTGVYMFPDTMSQIPGSYVGVVLSSELPAADRELFEDLLKQMSDLRIQPSEASSDAINLPQTVRIQPQPEGAENQKELPEWSEKVAHGILSGASWVSWGLIKGAEYTGKAIHKGASKLREHIQPEEKPLEVNPTVAKGLQVAKQATGGAVKVSQFLVEGVCSIASCVGKELAPHVKKHGSKLVPESLKKDKDGKSTFDGALVVAASGVQGFSTVWQGLESAAKCIAKSVSTETVKTVKYKYGDDAGHATDNAMNSAINVGVTAFNIDNIGIKAVVKRTAKETGHAVLDEYKVLDNEKKDKK
- the SPART gene encoding spartin isoform X1; the encoded protein is MEQLQDPVMQEDANIKAINEEYRKAFIFINKGLNADEQGQKEEARSYYKQGLDHLLRGISIPSQGPACVGSQWESARQMQRKMRETLRNVHTRLGIVEQNTPPVQASPAAVDAPAGVPKLYPSIPSKDKPERPPAPTSLFVPSQPPAADGSAATVSQGQIPAMSPSSAKPLCLPNEAPPAYTPQATNGHFTVSYGTDSGEFSSVGEDYYSKCTQPPPLENLGVDADELILIPQGVQIFFVTPDGQVSAPSYPGYLRIVKFLDTDSETAQNRPPAFLQVCDWLYPLMCNQSPVLCCNTGVYMFPDTMSQIPGSYVGVVLSSELPAADRELFEDLLKQMSDLRIQVPGSHERVGLSSQLPATERALFEDKFKQMSGHKVQPSEASSDAINLPQTVRIQPQPEGAENQKELPEWSEKVAHGILSGASWVSWGLIKGAEYTGKAIHKGASKLREHIQPEEKPLEVNPTVAKGLQVAKQATGGAVKVSQFLVEGVCSIASCVGKELAPHVKKHGSKLVPESLKKDKDGKSTFDGALVVAASGVQGFSTVWQGLESAAKCIAKSVSTETVKTVKYKYGDDAGHATDNAMNSAINVGVTAFNIDNIGIKAVVKRTAKETGHAVLDEYKVLDNEKKDKK